In the Azospirillum sp. TSA2s genome, ACCGACACGGTGCCGCCCAGCGGGCCGGTGACGGTATTGAACACGATGTGCAGTCCAAGGCCGGAGCCGCCCTGCCCGCGCTTGGTGGTGAAGAAGGGGTCGAAGACCTTCGACAGATGTTCCGGCGCGATGCCGACGCCGTCGTCGATGAAGTCGATCCGCACCTTGTCGGACCCGTCCGGCTGGGCGGTGATCCTGATCGTGCCGGACGGCGTCTCCGACAGGCGCTCGCCGTCGCCATAGGCGTGGACGACGGCGTTGATGACCAGATTGGTCAACACCTGCCCCAGCGCGCCGGGAAAGCTGTCCATCGTCAGCTCGTCGTCGCACTCCACCGCCACCTTCAGATTGGTGCGCTTCAGGCGCGGCCGCAGCGAGAACAGCAGTTCGCGGATATAGCTGCCCAGCTCGAACACCCGCCGGTCGCCGGAGGATTGGTCGACCGCCACCTGCTTGAAGCTCTGCACCAGCGACGCCGCGCGGTCCATGTTGGCCATCAGCAGACGGCTGCTTTCGCTCAAGCCATCCAGGAACTCCAGGAAATCCGAGCGCCGCAGCGTGTTGCCGGCGAAGCGGTCGCGCAGGGCCTGCGCCTGTTCGCCGATGTGGCTGGCCGCGGTCAGGCCGATGCCGATCGGCGTGTTGATCTCGTGCGCCACCCCGGCCACCAGCTGGCCCAACGACGCCATGGTCTCCGCCTGGATCAGGCTTTCCTGTGCCTCGCGCAGGTCGGCCAACGCCTGTTCGGCCTCTTCCCTGGCCTGGATCATCGCCGACTCGGCGGCCTTGCGGTCGGTGATGTCGTAGAGCCAGGTCAGCAGCGCCGATTCGCCGTCCAGTTCGATGCTGTTCCACGAGGACAGCACCCAGACGATGCTGCCATCCGGCCGGCGGAATCGGAGTTCGGCATTGCGGAAGGCGCCCTCGCGGTCGAATCGGGCGATCAGCGCCTCGCGGTCGGCGGGGTCGGCATAGAGGTCCGCCACCGGCGAGCGCATCAGCTCCGCCCGGTCGCGCCCCATCAGCCGCACGGACTGGGCGTTGCAGAACAACCAGCGGCCGTCGCGGGTGGTGACGTTCACCGCAATCGGCGCCGCCTCCATGATCTTCAGCAGCCGTTCCTCGCTGGCGCGCAGCCGCTCTTCCTGCCGACGCGCCTCGGTGATGTCGGTCATGATGCCGGCATAGCGCACCGCCCGGCCGGTCTTGTCGCGAAAGGCGCGGCCCTTCGCGGCGATCCACACCCAGCCGCCGGCCTCGTGGCGCAGGCGGTAGGAATAGGCGTAGGCCGACGTCTCCCCCGCCAGATGCGAGGCGATGTGGGCCAGCACCCGGTCGCGGTCTTCCGCGTGCAGCCGCCGTTCCCAGAAGTCGGGCGGCATGGGCGGCCGGCTGCGATAGCCCAGTATCCGCGGAAAGGTGTCCGACCACCAGCAGGTGCCGGCCACCAGATCGGCGTCCCACACCGCGGCCCCGGTCGCCTCCAGCGCCATTTCCAGCCGCTCGCCGATCTCCGGTTCGTGGAGGGG is a window encoding:
- a CDS encoding PAS domain-containing sensor histidine kinase, which produces MAAEPVMVALAAGAVGGLLGVLLGRYAGRRTDGRSPVMSGTGSGTGPGRVAAAPLHEPEIGERLEMALEATGAAVWDADLVAGTCWWSDTFPRILGYRSRPPMPPDFWERRLHAEDRDRVLAHIASHLAGETSAYAYSYRLRHEAGGWVWIAAKGRAFRDKTGRAVRYAGIMTDITEARRQEERLRASEERLLKIMEAAPIAVNVTTRDGRWLFCNAQSVRLMGRDRAELMRSPVADLYADPADREALIARFDREGAFRNAELRFRRPDGSIVWVLSSWNSIELDGESALLTWLYDITDRKAAESAMIQAREEAEQALADLREAQESLIQAETMASLGQLVAGVAHEINTPIGIGLTAASHIGEQAQALRDRFAGNTLRRSDFLEFLDGLSESSRLLMANMDRAASLVQSFKQVAVDQSSGDRRVFELGSYIRELLFSLRPRLKRTNLKVAVECDDELTMDSFPGALGQVLTNLVINAVVHAYGDGERLSETPSGTIRITAQPDGSDKVRIDFIDDGVGIAPEHLSKVFDPFFTTKRGQGGSGLGLHIVFNTVTGPLGGTVSVQSWPGQGTRFTILLPREAPAMQPALAEEPALG